A single region of the Brachypodium distachyon strain Bd21 chromosome 3, Brachypodium_distachyon_v3.0, whole genome shotgun sequence genome encodes:
- the LOC100825610 gene encoding zinc finger protein ZAT1 has translation MTKTTCKLCSRRFASPRALAGHMRSHSLAAAAAAKQQQISSASSASTSFIAAAANDEAVGFKKPLPIYALRENPKRSLRVSDAGFSDHESEAESTAPRGKRAHAAAAEPLSSVSDAATPEEDVALSLMMLSRDSWPSSVGDYWDDDDGSDGDGGGYALPAPDPAPPVVEKRTRFQCGACKKVFRSYQALGGHRASHVRGGRGGCCAPPVVASPPPPQPPLVERDADEAMEDGKGQPRECPYCYRAFASGKALGGHKRSHVCSAAAAAAAAAAAAQAEEAAAPRDPIKAFGMIDLNVALPVEDVELSAVSDPRFSSNPGS, from the coding sequence ATGACAAAGACCACATGCAAGCTCTGCTCCCGCCGCTTCGCTAGCCCCCGCGCGCTAGCCGGGCACATGCGCTCCcactccctcgccgccgccgccgccgcgaagcagcagcagatctcctcggcgtcctccgcGTCCACCTCcttcatcgccgccgccgcaaacGACGAGGCCGTCGGCTTCAAGAAGCCCCTCCCAATCTACGCGCTCCGGGAGAATCCGAAGCGCAGCCTGCGCGTCTCCGACGCCGGCTTCTCGGATCACGAGAGCGAGGCCGAGTCCACCGCGCCCCGCGGCAAGCgcgcgcacgccgccgccgctgagccGCTGAGCTCGGTGTCGGACGCGGCcacgccggaggaggacgtggCGCTGTCCCTCATGATGCTCTCCCGCGATTCCTGGCCGTCGTCGGTGGGAGACTActgggacgacgacgacgggagcgacggcgacggcggcggctacgcGCTCCCCGCTCCTgatccggcgccgccggtggtGGAGAAGCGGACGCGGTTCCAGTGCGGCGCGTGCAAGAAGGTGTTCCGATCCTACCAGGCGCTCGGGGGCCACCGCGCCAGTCACgtgcgcggcggcaggggcggaTGCTGTGCGCCTCCCGTCGtcgcttctcctcctcctccgcagcCGCCATTGGTGGAACGCGACGCGGACGAAGCCATGGAGGACGGGAAGGGGCAGCCGCGAGAGTGCCCCTACTGCTACCGCGCGTTCGCCTCCGGGAAAGCTCTTGGCGGCCACAAGAGGTCCCATGtgtgctccgccgccgcggccgccgccgccgcagcagcagcagcacaggcAGAGGAGGCCGCTGCTCCTCGGGACCCGATCAAAGCCTTTGGCATGATCGATCTGAACGTCGCGCTGCCCGTCGAGGATGTGGAGCTCTCTGCCGTGTCAGATCCCCGCTTTTCCTCCAATCCAGGTTCTTAG